The Streptomyces durmitorensis genome contains the following window.
CCATCGACGACCCGCACCTCATGGGCGAGGTGATGAAGGCCGACCACGCGGCCGCGCAGATGACCCGCAAGGCCCAGACACTCCTGGTGATGTGCGGGATCTGGCCCGCCCGCCGCGAGACACGGCCGGTCTCGCTGTACGACTGCGTACGCGGCGCACAGTCGCGGATCGTGGAGTACAGCAGGATCGAGGTGCACGGCGGACAGACGCTCTACGCGGTGCCGCCCGCGGTCGAGGGCCTGATGCACGCCATCGCCGAACTCCTGGAGAACGCCACGGTGTTCTCGCCCTCGCGCTCCCACGTCGTCGTCACCATCCGCGAGGTGGGCGCCGGAGCGGTCCTGGAGATCGACGACGCAGGGCTCGGCATGCCGCCGGACGTGCTGCACCGGGCGATGGGGCAGCTCCGCGACGACCAGGACCTGGCCCGTCTGGGCGCGGTGCCCCGCCTCGGCCTGGCCTGCGTGGGCCGCTGGAGCCGGGAGCTCGGCTTCAACGTGGAGCTGAGCGGGGCCTCGGCCTACGGCGGCACGCGCGCCGTGACGTTCGTGCCGTTCCGGCTGCTCACCGAACCGCCCTCGCACCTCACGGGGTCCCATCGCGTGAGCGCCCAGATGGCGGCGGCACCGGGGCAGGCCGCCGAGCACGAACCGCCCGTGGGCCTTCCCGCGCGGCAGCCGACGGCATCCGGCGGGGCTCCGGAGCACGGCGGCGCGCCGGTGCACGAACAGCATGATCCGGCCGAGCACGTGGAGTTGTCCGCCCGGGCCGCGGCACCGGGCACACCTCCCGTGAGCGAGACAGTGGCCGGCCTGCCCCGGCGGCGGAACCGGCGCCAGGCGGGTCCGGCCGCCGCCCGTCGGCCGGTTCCGCCGCCGAGCCAGGCGCCCCCGGCCGCACCCGCTGCCCCCTGGACCCCGGAGGCGGCGCGCGCGTCCATCGCCAGCGTGGTGTCCGGTTCGCTGCGCGGCCGCGCGGCCCTCGACGCGGACCGGGCCCCGGCGCCGGACGCGAACCCGTCGGCGCAGCCCCCGCAGACCGTGACACCGTCACAACCCCCCACCCCCGACGAGCAAGACGGAGGCCGGCAGTGACCGGAATCATCACCCCCCTTCCCGACCTGGGCTGGATGCTCCGCCCGCTGATCGAGATCCCCGGGGTCCGGCACAGCGTGGTGGTCTCCGAGGACGGGCTGCGGCTCGGACACGCGTCAGCGGAGAACCTCTCCGGCCCTGTGGCCGACCTGAGCGTCGCCGAGGCCGAGTCCCTCTCCGCGGCCTGCGCGGCGATGACCATGACGGGCCGCTCGACGACCTCGCTGCTCTTCGGGTCAGGCGCCGGCGTACGGCAGTTGATGCTGGAGTCCGACCACGGCTTCGTGCTGTTCACCCACGCCGGTGTGGGCGCGCACCTGGGGGTGGCCACCGACCTGGAGGCGGACGTCGGCCTTGTGGCCCAGCAGATGCAGCTGCTCGTGGTGAAGATCGGCGCGCATCTGAGCAGCAAGCCGCGGGATCCGGCCGCCGCGGCGTCATGAACGGCCCAGGGCCACAGGAGCCGAAGGCCTCGGCGATCCGCCCGTACGTGATCACTCGCGGACGGGCGGCGTCCGACACGGAGGCCCTGGCCTGGGAGTCCCTGGTGATGGCGACGGACGCGCCGTTCCCCGCGTCGCTCCAGCCCGAGCACCAGACCATCCTGGCGCACTGCCAGGGGCTCCTCTCGGTGGCCGAGGTGGCCGCCCACATCGGCCAGCCCCCCTCGGTCGTACAGGTGCTGCTCTGCGATCTCCTCGAATGGGGGCTCATCGTGACCCGCCCGCCCGTGCCCCCGGCCGAACACACCGATGTGACCATGCTCAGAAAGGTCCTCCATGGTCTCGAAAGCCGCCTCTGACGCGCCGTCCCAGGCCTCGCAACCATCCGGCGCCGAGGCCGCTCCAGGGCCCGGGGCCAGTTCGGGGGCCGGGTCCGGGAAGTACCTCACCTCCAGCGTCGCGGGCGCCGCCAAGATCCTGGTCGTCGGACCGCTCGGGGTCGGCAAGACCACCCTGATCGGCACCGTCTCGGAGATCAAACCCCTGTCCACCGAAGCCGTCATGACCCAGGCGGGCGCCCGGGTCGACACCGTCGTCGCCGACGGCAAGACGACCACGACCGTGGCCCTCGACTTCGGCCGGATGACCATCGACGGCGAGCTGGTGCTCTACCTGTTCGGCACCCCGGGCCAGCAGCGGTTCCTGCCCGCGTGGCGGGACCTGGCCAAGGGCTCCCTCGGTGCCCTCGCCCTGGTGGACACGCGTGACCTGGAGGCGTCCTTCGACGCCCTGGGCAACCTGGAGGAGCTCGGGCTGCCCTTCGCGGTGGCCGTCAACGTCTTTCCCGGCAGCCCCCAGTACGGCGCGGACGACCTCAGAGCGGCCCTCGACCTGCTCCCCGACACCCCCGTGGTGGCCTGCGACGCACGTGACCCGGCGTCCTCGGTCCGGGCCCTGATCGCCCTCGTCAGCCACCTCATCGACGTCGCCACGGAGACCCCATGACCTCGCCCCACGCCGCGGCCGGTCCGCCCGCACGCTGCCCGGTCAACGGAACCCCGGCGCCGACGACCGCGCTCTACGGACCCGACCTCGACGGCGATGCGTTGCCCGCCCTGTACGAGCAACTGCGCGGCGACCACGGACCGGTGGCTCCCGTCACCATCGCCCCGGGCGTCGACGCCTGGCTCGTCATCGGCCACCGTGAAGTGCTTCAACTGACCCGCGACGAGCAGGACTTCTCGCACGATCCGCGCCGCTGGAGCCTGCTGCGGGAGGGGCGCGTGCCCGCCGACTCGCCGATCCTGCCCATGGTCGGCTGGCGGCCCGCCCTGCTGTTCGCCGACGGACAGCAGCACCGCAGGATGCGCGCCGCCGTCTCCGCCGCGCTGGCCGGTATCAACGGCCACGAACTGCGCCGCACCGTGCGGGCCACGGCCGAGCAGGTGATCGTGGCGTTCGCGGAGCGCAGCGAGGCCGACCTGGTGGCCGACTACGCGCGCAAGCTCCCGATGCGCGTCATCACCGAGCTGCTCGGCCTGGACGACCAGACCGGACGGCACCTCGTGGAGGCCGTCGCCGGAACGGTCTCCGCCACCAGCGCCTCCGCCGACGCCAGCAAGCGCATGGGCGCGATCCTGCTCCACCTGATCGAGGAGAAGCGGCGCCGGCGCGGCAACGACATCACATCGGCCCTGCTGCACCATCCGGCCCGGCTCACCGACGAAGAGGTCCTGCACAACCTCGTGGTCATGTTCGTCGCGGGCAACCAGACCACCGTCAACTGGATCGCCACCACCCTGCGCATCCTGCTGTGCGACCCGGAGTTCCGCTCCTCGCTCACCGGCGGCCACCTCAGCGTGGACGACGCACTCGACGTGGTGCTGTGGCGCTTCCCGCCCACGCAGAACTTCCCCGCCCGCTACGCCACCCGCGACATGACCTTCGGCGGGCAGCACATCCGCACCGGCGACATGCTCATCCTCGGTCTGGCAGGGGCCAACGCCGACCCGCAGATCCTCCCGGACGACGGCACACCGGTCGTGGGCAACCGTTCCCACCTGGCCTTCGGGGCGGGCCCGCACATCTGCCCCGCCCAGGACCCGGCCCGGCTCATCACCCGCACCGCCGTGGACACGATCCGCCACCGGCTGCCCGACCTCGAACTGGCCATCCCCCAGGGCGAACTGGAGTGGATCAAGTCGCCCTGGAGCCGAGGCCTTGCCGCGCTCCCGGTCCGCTTCACCGCCCCCGTCCTGCCCCAGCATCCCGCGCCCCTGCCGGACCATCAGCCCGTGCGCTGACCGGACCCGCACCGCCGGCCCGCCCGGCGCGTCCATCGCCGCCGCCGATCCGCCCCCTCGACCAGGAGAGCCCCGTTGAACGAGTCACCGGTGAACACCGCAGCCGACCAGCCGCACCGCTTCGACCCGGCCGGCGGCTGCCCGCACGCGGACAACGCCCGGCTCCTGTCACGCGGCGCCGTCACGCACGCCGTCCTGCCCGGCGACGTACAGGGCATGGCGGTCCTCGGCCACGACGCGCTCAAGGAGTTCCTCGCGCACCCCGATGTCGCCAAGAACGCCGAGCACTTCGCCGCCCTGCAGGCCGGGGAGATACCCGACGGCTGGCCGCTGAAGACGTTCGCGACGGTGCAGGGCATGACCACCGCCGACGGCGCCGACCACCGCAGGCTGCGCTCCCTGATGGGCAAGGCGTTCACCCCGCGCCGGGTGGCGGAACTCCAGCCGCGGATCACGGCCCTGACGACCGATCTGCTCGACGGCCTCGACCAGGCGGCCGCTGCGGGCGACGGCATCGCTGACCTGCGCAAACACTTTGCGCTTCCGCTGCCGATGGGCGTCATCTGCGAACTCCTGGGCGTGGACGCCGAGTACCACGACCGCCTGCACCACCTCTCGAACCAGATCGTCGCCACCGACATCGGTCCCCAAGAGGCGATGGCGGCCAACAAGGAGATGGTGGAAGTCCTCGGCGCCGTCGCCGCCGCCCGTGCCGCGAACCCGGGGGACGACCTCACCACCGCCCTGATCGCGGCCCGGGAGGAGAACGGCGACCGGCTCAGCCCGCACGAGCTGCTGGGCACCCTGATGCTCACGATCATCGCCGGGCACGAGACCACCCTCAACCTGATCACCAACGCCGTACGCGCCCTGTGTACCCACCGCGACCAGCTCGCCCTGGCCGTGGCCGGCAAGGTGGCGTGGGCCGACGTGGTGGAGGAGACGCTGCGCTGGGACAGCCCCGTCAGCTACTTCCCCTTCCGGTACCCGACCCGTGACCTCACGCTGGACGGCACCGTCATCCCCCAGGGCACCCCCGTCCTGGCCGGATACTCCGCGGCGGGCCGCGACAAGCAGGCCCACGGCCCCGACGCCGACCGCTTCGACATCACCCGCGACAACACCACCACCCGGCACCTCTCCCTGGGCCACGGCGCGCACTTCTGCATGGGCGCCCCGCTGGCCCGTATGGAGGCGACCATCGCCCTGGAGCAGCTGTTCAGCCGCTTCCCGGACCTCGACCTCGCGACGCCGGAACCCGAACTGCCCCGCCACGCCTCCTTCGTGGGCAACAGCGTGCAGAAGCTGCCCGTACGCCTGCGCGCCCCGCGGCCGTAGGCCGTCAGCGGGCGGTGGCCGCGATGACCTGGTGAGCGAGAGCCACCAGGTCAGGGATGGCCGGGTGCCCCAGCCCCGCGCGCCAGGCCAGCGTGACGGGAACGGGCGGCGCGTCCGGGAGCGGCCGGAAGACCAGCGAGGGATGCGTGTGCTGGCTCGGGGTGGCGGTCGTGGAGACCCCGACGGCGCGGCCCGCGGCGATGGCGATGAGCCACTCGTCGGTGTTGGTCACCTCGATGGTCGCGACCGGGCGGGCGGCCGTCGGCCACAGGTCCATCGTCGTGGTGCCGGAGACGGTGTTGAGGGCGATCGGATGGGCGGCGAGATCCGCCAGAGTGACCCGGGGGAGTGACGCAAGCGGGCTGTCGGCCGGCATGACCACCACCCGCTCCTCCGACAGGAGCAGCTCCGTGCAGAGCCCGGCCGCGGCGACCGGGCCGCGCAGCAGCGCCACGTCGACCCTGCCCTGGGTGAGGCCCGCCGTGCGGTCGTCGATGCGGAACAGCTCGAGCGGCGTACCGGGGTGCGTCTCGTCCCAGCGGCGCAGCAGTGGGACGGTGTGGTCGCCCAGGGCGGCCCAGGTGTGGCCCAGGCGCAGCGGCCACCTCCGCAGCCCCCGCGGATCCAGGGCGGTCTCGACGGCCGCGAGCGCGGCAGCCGCCTTGTCGCGGAACGTCCGCCCCTGGACGGTCAGCTCCAGGTGATGCGTGGAGCGGTCCACGAGGCGGGCGCCCAGATGGTCCTCCAGCTGGCGCAGGGTGCGGGACAGCGCGGGCTGGCTCAGATGGAGCCGGGCGGCGGCGCGGGTGACGTTGCCCTCCTCGGCGATGGCGAGGAAGGCCCGCAGATGCCGCAGCTCGATGGTCATGCTTCCGGAGCATAACCGCGGCGGGCGGCAGTGCCCCTCAGGCCAGTGCCCTCAGGCCAGGATCTTCTCCTTGGCCTTCTCGTACTCCTCGGTGGTGAGGTCACCGCTCTTCTTCAGCTCGGCGAGCTTCGCCAGTTCGTCGACGTGGCCGCCGCCCGGGCCGGAACCCGCCGCCTTCTGTACATAGCTGCGGAACGCCTGTTCCTGTTCCTTGACCTGGGCCACGTCCCGCTCGCCCATGCTGCGGCCACGGGCGATGAGGTACACGAGGACCCCGAGGAACGGCAGGACAAGCACGAAGATGAGCCAGCCCGCCTTCCACCATCCGTTGAGCGTGTGGTCGCGGAACAGGTCGGTGATCACCTTGAACAGCAGGAAGAACCACATGATCCACAGGAAGAGATACAGCATGGTCAGGAAGAGATTCATCAGAGGGTAGTCGTCCACGGCGGATGCCCCTTTCGCCGGGTCCGCGAGGTCGCGGAATCAGTTCCGGTGTCTCAGGCATATCGCTGAAAGGGGTGTGCTGCATCTCGGGCGGCAGGACATTCTCCCGGCCGGCGGCCGAGTTCGTACGTGGCGCGGTCCCGCCAGCGCGTGCCGTCCCAGACGATGAGGTGGACCGAGCGGACGCGACAGCTCAGCGGCAAGAGGGGCTCCAGTTCGGCCTGCAACGCGTCGTACGCGGCGTCCTGGGTCGCGGGGCCCTCGTTGTTCGCGACCGTCAGATGCGGGGCGAGCGGGGGCTCGAATATCCCCCGGTAGGGCACCGCCTCGGGCCAGCGCCCGGTGAGGTCCTTGGTCAGAGCCGTGACCGGGGCGTGCGGCCACGGATCGAGGTAGAGGACACCGGGATAGCGGGCGAACTCGGCGAACGTCAGGGTGAAGGCGTCGTGCCCGGCGAAGAGCCCGGACAGTTCGCGGTGGGCCGCGGCGTCGAGACGGCTCTCGTGCACGAAGGGGTAGAGCACCGTCACATGGGCGGGGAATCCGGCCCGGACCTTCGGGTCGGCTTCGGGGACCTTGATCGTGAGGGCGGTCTCACCCGGTACGTCCGGCCACCCGTCGACCGCGGGATCGCGCCCGGCACACTCGTCATCGGCGTTCATCACGCGCCATGATCGCATCGCCGCGGGATTGCCTCCGCCCCGCCGGAATGGGTACGCCATCACGGGATGTTCGACCAGACATGACGACCGATCAGCGCACGATCACCAACCCCGCCACCCTCCACGATCCGACCCCCTTCGGCTACAGCCATGCCGCCTCGGCACCCGGCGAACTCGTCTTCATCGGCGGCCAGTACGCCTCCGACGCCGACGGCACCCCTGTGCCGGGCGACTTCGCCGCCCAGGTGGATCTCGCCTTCGACCGGCTGCGGTCGGCCCTGGAGGGGGTCGGCCTCGGGTACGAGCACGTGGTCCGGCTCGGCACCTTCGTCGTCGACCACGACCTGGACAAGCTGGAGATCCTGGGCAAGGCCCTGCACGCCCGATTCGGCGAGCGGCTTCCCGCCCAGACGCTGAGCGGCGTGGCTTCTCTCGCGCTGCCGGGGATGCTGTTCGAGGTCGATGCGGTGGCGGTGCGGTCGTGAACGAAGGGATGACGGGCGTCGTGAACGAAGGGATGACGGGCGTGGGGAACAGCGCCCTCCTCGTGATGGACGTCCAGCGCGAGATCGTGGACCTCGCCGACGACGGCTCGGGATATCTGCCGCGTCTGCGCAGGGCGATCGACGGCGCCCGAGCGGCGGACATCCCGGTGATTTACGTGGTCATCGCGTTACGACCGGGCCGGCCTGATGTCAGCACCCGCAACAAGGCGCTCACCGCCGTCGTACGGGCGGGCCTGCACATCGAGGGCGAGCCCGGCAGCGAGATCCACCCCGACATCGCGCCCCTGCCGGACGAAACCGTGGTCACCAAGCGGCGCGGAAGCGCGTTCTCGGGCAGCGACCTGGACCTGGTGCTCAGGGCGCGCGACATCGACAACCTCGTTCTCACCGGCATCGCCACCAGCGGCGTCGTGCTGCACACCGCGTGTCATGCCAACGACCGGGACCTCGGACTCACCGTCCTGGCGGACGCCTGCATCGACCTGGACCCCGAAGTGCACACGCTCCTGACCGAGAAGCTGTTCCCGCAGTGGGCGGAGGTCGTCGCCGTCGAGGAGTGGCTCAAGGCCGTCGCACCGCGGTAGCGCCGTCGGCTCAGACCTCGGTGACGGCGGTCAGGACGACGGCCGAGTCGTCCAGGGCGGTCAGGCCGTGGCGCTCGTGCGGGACGGGCGCGAACTCACCCTCGGCCAGTTCGAGCGTGTCGTCCTCCGTGGTGAGAGCGACCCGCCCGCGCAGGACGAACAGCGTCGCGGCCGTGGGCGTGTCGTGCTCTCCGAGCTCGGTTCCGTTCGTGAGCACGATGAGGCTCTGCCGCAGCGGACCGTCGTGCAGGAGCAGCTCGGCGCTGCGTCCGTGCGCGGCGGTGCGGGCCTTCTCGAGGTGCTCTCCGACAAGGGCGTAGAGATCCGCCACGGTATGTCCCTTCGACAGAAACGGACGGTGTCGCGCGTGCGTCCGGGCACGCGCACCCCCAGTGTTCCCGCCGCCCGCCCACGCCGCATCCGGCGGCCGGAACCTGATCACCCGATGACGGCGTCCTACCAGGCACGTCGCGCTTACGGGGACATGGGGGAACCGGGCGGCGCAAGAGACAGGGCGGGGACGAGTGGACTGGCTGCGGTGGGGAGCGGAGGCGACAGGGCGGTCGCCCTGGGCACGCGGCCGGGTTCTCGCGTCGCTCGCCGTGTTGACAGCCGCCCTGCTGGCGTTCCACGCAGCCGTGCCCAACGCCGTCGTCCGCTTCGGCAGCCTCGTAGAGACGTTTCTTCCATGGCTGGGCCTGGCCGTTCCCGTGCTGCTCGCCCTGGCCCTGCTGCGCCGCTCGGCCGTCGCGCTGGTGGCACTGCTGTTGCCCGCCACGGTCTGGGGAGCCCTCTTCGCCGGTCGGGTGGCCACGGCCGAGCACCGCGGCGCCCACGACGTCACGGCGGTCCAGCACAACGTCAGCGACGTGAACGCCGACCCTGCGGGCACCGCCCGAGCCCTGACCGGTCCCGACCCGGATCTCATCGCCCTGGAGGAGCTGACGCCCTCCGCGCTGCCGGTGTACGAGAGGGAACTGACGCCGCGGTATCCCTACCGGGCGGTGCGGGGCACGGTCGGTCTCTGGTCGAAGCATCCGCTGACGGACGTCCGGGCGGTGGACATCAGGCCGGAGGGGTTCGGGAAGGACTGGAACCGCGGGGTGCGGGCGACGGCTCGTACGCCGTGGGGCGAAGTCGCGGTGTACGTCGCCCACTTGCCCTCGGTCCGCGTGCAGTGGCACGGCTTCAGTTCCGGCCGGCGGGACGAGAGCGCCCGCCTGCTGGGGGCGGCGCTGGCCGCCGAGAAGCTGGACAGGCTGATCCTGCTCGGCGATCTGAACAGCACGGTGGACGACCGCGGCCTCGCCCCGGTCACCACACGGCTGGACACATCGGAACGGGAGTTCGCCTTCAGCTGGCCCGCGTCCTTCCCCGTGTCCCGGATCGACCACGTCATGACCCGCGAGGCAACCGTCACCCACGTACGCACCCTGCCCGCCACCGGCAGCGACCACCTGCCCATCGCCGCAGACATCGCCTTCGCCCCCTGACCCGAGCGGATCGCAGGCTGGGGTGTTTCGGGCAGGGCCGAAAGGAGTGGAGTCAGCCGCGGCAGGAGGGAGAAGCTCGGGCGGATCTGTTCGCGGTGCGATGGGGGACACATGACGATCAAGAAGAGGGTGACGCGCGCGACGGCGGTGGCGCTCCTGGCCGCAGGGGGCCTTGCCGTGGGCACAGGCGTCGCGCCGGCAGGCGACAGCAGCGGGGCGCCCGGCGGTGGCCTGGCGCCGATGGCCGACGACTACCGCCAGGGCCTCACCAGCCCGGCGACCGCGTGCTACCAGGGCAAGGCCCCGTGGAGCGCCCTGGATTGGGAAGGCGCCGACAAGGCGGCCCCCTGGACGAAAACGATGGCGCGCCCGGCGGTGGCCTGGCGCCTGCCGAGAGCGACTGGCACGTGACGCCGATGGGCGGCGGCCACGGTGCGCCTGGCGGTGGCCTCGCGGCCGCCTGCTAGCCAGTCAGCGAGTCGAGGGCGTCGAGCAGGCGGGCGAGTGCGCTGGCCTTCAGATGGTGGCTGCGGCAGCAGTATCGGCGCCTACGCCAACGGCTGGTCTGCTCGACTTGCTCCCCGCACCAGGCGCACGGCCGCACCCTGCTGCCTCTCCTGCCCCACCTCATGCCGGGACCTTAGCGGCATGAGGTGGGGCAGGTGCCCTCGTCCACGCGGCGGAGGGCGGTCAGCTCGTCGTGCCCAACGCCGTCTGGGCGCGGGCCGTTTGAGCTGGCCCGACCGCGAGACCAGTTCAACCACCGCCGCCCGGAGCACCACCGTTCGGTCTGCTCGGGCTCCAGTTGGTCGAGGCGGGCGCGGTTGCGTCTCCGCCGGCTTGGTACGAAGTCTGCCCCATCGACACCTCAGGAGTTCTGCCGCTTCCAGTCGGCCTGCGCGGTGTTGAGCTGGTCTGCGAGGTCGTCGAGGAAGCCCTTGGCGCTCGTCTTGCCGAGCATGACCTTCTGGAAGGCGGGTTCGTTCTCGGCCTTGGAGATCGTGTTCCAGTCCGGCAGGTAGTACGGCAGCTGGACGATCGTGGTGGCCGGGGAGTTGAGCGCGTCGGCGGCCAGGCGCGTCGGCTCGGACTTCTCGACCCAGGCGTCCTTGACCGCTTTGTTGTTGGCGGGGATCAGGCCCGCGGACTCGTTGAACTTGGAGCTGGCCCGGTGCGAGGAGGCGAACTCGACGAACTTCCAGGCGGCCTTCTTCTTGGTGCTGGTCTTGAAGATCGAGAGCCCGTCGATCGGGTTGGACACCTGGACGCGCTTGCCGCCCGCCGCCTTCGGGTTCGGCAGGCCGCGGAACTTGCCGGGGCCCAGGGCCTTCACGTGGTCCTGGTAGGAGCCGAGGTTGTGACTGAGCATGCCGATCCGGCCGCCGTCCCACTGGGCGACCATCTGCGTGAAGTTGTTGTTGAGGTCGGCGGCCGGGGTCGTCTTCTTGTAGAGGGCCGTGTACCTCTCCAGGGCGGCGACGTTCTTCGGGTCGTTGACCGTGGTCTTCGTCTCGTCCGCGTTCCAGAAGGACTTGATGCCGCTCTGCCCGTACATCGCGTCCAGGGCTTGGGCGATGGAGCCGACACCGCCGCGGATGGTGTAGCCGAACTGGTTCTTGTCCTTGGCGGTCAGATGGCCCGCCGCTTCGTAGAACTTGCTCCACGTGGTCGGTGCGTCCAGACCTGCGGCCTTGAAGAGGTCGGTGCGGTAGTACAGCACGCCGTTGTTCGCGGAGGTCGGGACCATCAGCAACTGCGATGTCCCGCCCGCCGAAGTCGTCGACGCGAGCATGCTCTTGCTGAGCTCGCCGTCCAAGGGGCTTGCGGCCAGCCGGTCCTCCAGCGGTTCCAGCGCGCCTTGGGCCGCGATGGCGGCGAGCATGGCGGCGCCGACGCCGCCGACGTCCGGCAGGCCGCCGCCCTGGATGGAGTTGTCGTACTTCGACTGGGCGTTCTCGGCGGGGATGCCGACGTAATCGACCTTGATGTCGGGGTACTTCTTCTCGAAGTCCTTGATGATCTCCATCCAGATGCCGCGGCGCACAGCGGTGTTGTTGTCCCAGAAGGTGATCGTCCCCTTGCCGGAGCCCTCGCTGCCCTCCTCGCCCGCGATGCCGGAGCCGTCGTCCCCGCAGGCGGTGGCGGTGATGCCGAGGAGGAGCGACAGGGCTATGGCTGCTGGGGCGGATCGGCGTGGGCTCTTACGGATGCGGGAACTCAAGACGGGCTCTCCTCCTTGGCGCTCAACTGTGCCCGGGTACGCCAACTCAACTCAGGGCATGCGTACACCGCGTATGGCATACCGCGTCTCGTATATGACATACGAAGCGCGGCGACTCGAAGCTAGGAGCAGGTAGTTGGTTCGTCAACGGATCTGACAAAACTCGCCGCCGCGAGCCCGAGGAAGCCCCGGATTCCTCATGGCCGCCTTCCGCGCTTACCGCGAACGCACGGTGTAACGGAGATGCGTCGTCCTCGGCGAAGGCTCCGCACCGACCAGGCCAAGAGCCACGCGGCTCGCGTCGATGCCCTCGAAGAGGCGGACTCCGGAGCCGAACAGGACGGGCGAGAGTGCGATCGTGAACTCGTCGATGAGACCGGCGTTCAGATACTCCAGGATCGTCGCGCCGCCGCCCGCGATGCGGATGTCTCGGCCGTCGGCGGCCTCGCGGGCCTGATCGAGCGCGGACTCGATGCCGTCGTTGACGAAGTGGAAGGTGGTCCCGCCCTGCCGCACCCAGGGGTCACGCTTCTCGTGCGTCACGACGAACACCGGTGTGTGGAACGGCGGATCCTCGGG
Protein-coding sequences here:
- a CDS encoding ATP-binding protein, which codes for MHDRRVKCAVVSRLKRGSVGREAAVWLVAVVLAIAGAVLAALDAAAEWRQVLAGGCAAVAVLLIAWVLVLVRQLSAERAERARQERVAAVREAEVTHLAGVRLPAIAERVRAGQRLEGVPGPLAPPGETGEEFARALAAVAVALGSDEAVRRERGLRDSVQAAFESVARTMHAMATVQQQVLDRVERSIDDPHLMGEVMKADHAAAQMTRKAQTLLVMCGIWPARRETRPVSLYDCVRGAQSRIVEYSRIEVHGGQTLYAVPPAVEGLMHAIAELLENATVFSPSRSHVVVTIREVGAGAVLEIDDAGLGMPPDVLHRAMGQLRDDQDLARLGAVPRLGLACVGRWSRELGFNVELSGASAYGGTRAVTFVPFRLLTEPPSHLTGSHRVSAQMAAAPGQAAEHEPPVGLPARQPTASGGAPEHGGAPVHEQHDPAEHVELSARAAAPGTPPVSETVAGLPRRRNRRQAGPAAARRPVPPPSQAPPAAPAAPWTPEAARASIASVVSGSLRGRAALDADRAPAPDANPSAQPPQTVTPSQPPTPDEQDGGRQ
- a CDS encoding roadblock/LC7 domain-containing protein; protein product: MTGIITPLPDLGWMLRPLIEIPGVRHSVVVSEDGLRLGHASAENLSGPVADLSVAEAESLSAACAAMTMTGRSTTSLLFGSGAGVRQLMLESDHGFVLFTHAGVGAHLGVATDLEADVGLVAQQMQLLVVKIGAHLSSKPRDPAAAAS
- a CDS encoding DUF742 domain-containing protein gives rise to the protein MNGPGPQEPKASAIRPYVITRGRAASDTEALAWESLVMATDAPFPASLQPEHQTILAHCQGLLSVAEVAAHIGQPPSVVQVLLCDLLEWGLIVTRPPVPPAEHTDVTMLRKVLHGLESRL
- a CDS encoding GTP-binding protein; the encoded protein is MVSKAASDAPSQASQPSGAEAAPGPGASSGAGSGKYLTSSVAGAAKILVVGPLGVGKTTLIGTVSEIKPLSTEAVMTQAGARVDTVVADGKTTTTVALDFGRMTIDGELVLYLFGTPGQQRFLPAWRDLAKGSLGALALVDTRDLEASFDALGNLEELGLPFAVAVNVFPGSPQYGADDLRAALDLLPDTPVVACDARDPASSVRALIALVSHLIDVATETP
- a CDS encoding cytochrome P450; amino-acid sequence: MTSPHAAAGPPARCPVNGTPAPTTALYGPDLDGDALPALYEQLRGDHGPVAPVTIAPGVDAWLVIGHREVLQLTRDEQDFSHDPRRWSLLREGRVPADSPILPMVGWRPALLFADGQQHRRMRAAVSAALAGINGHELRRTVRATAEQVIVAFAERSEADLVADYARKLPMRVITELLGLDDQTGRHLVEAVAGTVSATSASADASKRMGAILLHLIEEKRRRRGNDITSALLHHPARLTDEEVLHNLVVMFVAGNQTTVNWIATTLRILLCDPEFRSSLTGGHLSVDDALDVVLWRFPPTQNFPARYATRDMTFGGQHIRTGDMLILGLAGANADPQILPDDGTPVVGNRSHLAFGAGPHICPAQDPARLITRTAVDTIRHRLPDLELAIPQGELEWIKSPWSRGLAALPVRFTAPVLPQHPAPLPDHQPVR
- a CDS encoding cytochrome P450 family protein; translated protein: MNESPVNTAADQPHRFDPAGGCPHADNARLLSRGAVTHAVLPGDVQGMAVLGHDALKEFLAHPDVAKNAEHFAALQAGEIPDGWPLKTFATVQGMTTADGADHRRLRSLMGKAFTPRRVAELQPRITALTTDLLDGLDQAAAAGDGIADLRKHFALPLPMGVICELLGVDAEYHDRLHHLSNQIVATDIGPQEAMAANKEMVEVLGAVAAARAANPGDDLTTALIAAREENGDRLSPHELLGTLMLTIIAGHETTLNLITNAVRALCTHRDQLALAVAGKVAWADVVEETLRWDSPVSYFPFRYPTRDLTLDGTVIPQGTPVLAGYSAAGRDKQAHGPDADRFDITRDNTTTRHLSLGHGAHFCMGAPLARMEATIALEQLFSRFPDLDLATPEPELPRHASFVGNSVQKLPVRLRAPRP
- a CDS encoding LysR family transcriptional regulator; translation: MTIELRHLRAFLAIAEEGNVTRAAARLHLSQPALSRTLRQLEDHLGARLVDRSTHHLELTVQGRTFRDKAAAALAAVETALDPRGLRRWPLRLGHTWAALGDHTVPLLRRWDETHPGTPLELFRIDDRTAGLTQGRVDVALLRGPVAAAGLCTELLLSEERVVVMPADSPLASLPRVTLADLAAHPIALNTVSGTTTMDLWPTAARPVATIEVTNTDEWLIAIAAGRAVGVSTTATPSQHTHPSLVFRPLPDAPPVPVTLAWRAGLGHPAIPDLVALAHQVIAATAR
- a CDS encoding SHOCT domain-containing protein; this translates as MDDYPLMNLFLTMLYLFLWIMWFFLLFKVITDLFRDHTLNGWWKAGWLIFVLVLPFLGVLVYLIARGRSMGERDVAQVKEQEQAFRSYVQKAAGSGPGGGHVDELAKLAELKKSGDLTTEEYEKAKEKILA
- a CDS encoding 2'-5' RNA ligase family protein codes for the protein MNADDECAGRDPAVDGWPDVPGETALTIKVPEADPKVRAGFPAHVTVLYPFVHESRLDAAAHRELSGLFAGHDAFTLTFAEFARYPGVLYLDPWPHAPVTALTKDLTGRWPEAVPYRGIFEPPLAPHLTVANNEGPATQDAAYDALQAELEPLLPLSCRVRSVHLIVWDGTRWRDRATYELGRRPGECPAARDAAHPFQRYA
- a CDS encoding RidA family protein, giving the protein MTTDQRTITNPATLHDPTPFGYSHAASAPGELVFIGGQYASDADGTPVPGDFAAQVDLAFDRLRSALEGVGLGYEHVVRLGTFVVDHDLDKLEILGKALHARFGERLPAQTLSGVASLALPGMLFEVDAVAVRS
- a CDS encoding cysteine hydrolase family protein — translated: MGNSALLVMDVQREIVDLADDGSGYLPRLRRAIDGARAADIPVIYVVIALRPGRPDVSTRNKALTAVVRAGLHIEGEPGSEIHPDIAPLPDETVVTKRRGSAFSGSDLDLVLRARDIDNLVLTGIATSGVVLHTACHANDRDLGLTVLADACIDLDPEVHTLLTEKLFPQWAEVVAVEEWLKAVAPR